The Candidatus Nanohalovita haloferacivicina region CCTGTTCTACCTCATTGTTTAGTTTGCAGCTTATTTCTCCTATTATTGGCAGCGTTGAACAGGTGTTTCCTGGTATTCTGTTGTATGGAATATTGTTTGAGCTGGATTTGTAGATTTCATAGTCCCAGTCCACGTTTGGGCCTCCTCCCTGTTTCGCCATCTCATAGGTATTCTGGTATGTAGTGTAGAGTGCTGCTGTTGGAACGTAGTTGTAGAAATATAGCTCTCCGTAGGCCTTGGTATCCGCCATTCTGTCTAGATCTTTTACAGATGTGTCCAGGTTGTCTGAGAAGTAGCTGTTTACTGGTAGGGACATCATTCCGAATACTAGAGAGAGCACTAGGAGGCCTACTGCTGCGAGTACTGCTGATGGTTCTCCTTTTCTATCGTACATTCAGTACACCTCCTGATTCGTAGTATATTGTGATTCTGCCTTGGCCTCCTTGAACTGCTATTGGGTAGCTTACTCTTGAATATTCTGATACCTGGCCTACACTCAGGACAGCTCCGTTCTGATCGTATAGCTGTACCATGTAAGGTTTGTTGCCGTAGCTATTGTTCATTACTGTTCCAATATAGTTAGAGATATCGGTTTCCGTGTCGTTGTAGTCTACTCTGGTACCGTTCAGCCATATATCTTCGCCAGGACTTGATGAAAGGAATTTAGATATGACTGTGTAGGCCTTTTGATCCTGGTATTTTCCGTACGTGACGCTGTCGGCTCTCCATAGCTTGTCAACCATTATCCTTGTGGCTGAGGTTCTGATCCGGATTTTTTCGGCGTTGAAGTTGACATTTTTATCGACATTGACGTTCTGTGTGTTTTCCGCCATTGCATTCAGTGAGAAAATGTAGATTGCTATCATTGTGACTATGATGAAGACCATGGTGAATCCTAGGGCCTCTATTAGGCCTTTACGAGGTTGGGTATGGGTCATAGACGTAGATTCTCACTGGGAGTTTTGAATGGTTTTTGTCGTTTCTTACTAGTAAAGCTGTGGATACTACTGCTCTCTGTCTTACTGCTGGATGCATTGAGATACATTTACTCCTCGTGGCCTGATTATTGGTACCATTAACTGTAACAGACTTGAAATCTTCATTTGCATCTCCTAGGCCATTCCCTTGAGGATCTACTGCCTCATTTTCAAGGATTCTTATACCGAAGGCAAAGTTTTGGCCATCGAGGCCTTCAACTTCTTCTATGTAGCAGTGGTCTGTTCGTCTAAATACATTGTATCCTATTCCGTTCGGCCCAGGGTTGTAGTTAGAGAAGTACTCAACAGGTATTACTCCTCTTCTTTGAGTGTACTCGTAGCCATAAAGATCCTCTGTATCTGCATCTAGAGACAGTATATTTTCTAGTACTATGGCCTTTCTGTAGTCTTCTGTCTGTGTTGCTTCGATGTTGTGATTTATCTGTGTTAGGCCTCCAAGGAAGAATGAAAATATTACCATTATACCCAGAAAAATCATTACTGCATATGCTATATAGGAGATTGAGTCAAGTTCAATAGCCATCTAGCTAGGGCACCCAGATTCATTTAGTATGAGGGTTGATTGTCCTGAGCGGTATTCTTTCTGAATACAGAGAGATCCGTTAACCGGTTCGTAAACAGATGGTGCTATTATATTGTCATAACTGATCATGTATGGTTCTATCTGACTGCTTCCAACAGATCCTGAGAAGTTGAGACTTAGATTATTGTCATTTTGATCATATTTTATCTGGTATCTTTCCATGCTAAGAGCTATGTGGCCTTCCGGTACCGTCTCCATGACCATCATGGCATTTATTACTCTCTCTGCCTGAAGATCTACGGCCTGGTGGCTTGTGTAGTCAACACTCTGTCCAGCCGAACCATTAGTCAAGACGATTAGAAGGCCCATCACCATTAGGCCTACCAGGCTAAGAATCATTGCTCCTGACACTCCTTTTCTTTTCATGACTAATTCTCTTGCACTTCAACAAGTACTGCAGGTTTTCCGTTAACCTCTGTATCGTAGGAAACCGTTACATTGTACGGTTCGCTCTTCTCAAATACATGGTGTAGCCGAGGCCCTGAATGGAACTGAATGTTGCAGCTGGCAATATAATCGCTTTCAGCCAGTAATGTGCTATCCTGAACTTTTGTCGCACGGAACTTTTGATCATTGTCTGGATCATCTTCCTCCGAAACAAGAGTGACATTCATCTTGGAGGAGAGCTGGAAGGTATTACTTCTCTGATCTGCCGAGCTTCCCTGAACACATACATTCCTTGTAGGTAGGAAGACCTGTTCCTCAAGTTTCTGTGCATCATTGCTAGTAGCGCTCATACCCAGAACATTTTGCAGAGATCCCACACCCACACTAATACTTGAAACCGTCGCCATCAATCCCAAGAGTGTAAATACCGTTGCAGATGCTGCAAGGCCTTTATGCATTTGCTGGTTCACCTCTGTCAGATTGATATGCTGTGTTCTTACAGAATTCCTCAGGGTTGTCCTGATGGGCATTTCTTCCTATACATCCGAGAAGATCAGATCTATTGTTTCCGGCCTCAGCTCCTTTGTTGCCAGAGTCTTTCACTATAGTGTTTGCTGCTCCAAAGAGTGCCGAAATCAGTATTACTGACAGTACTAAAGCTCCAACTACTTTAATTGCTGCGTGCATATCGGATACCTGAGATTATTGTTATTGATTTTATGAGAGAGGTGTTTGTTGCATTACCTCCGAAATCAACGAATCTGCCCGCGTAATTATTTGTAAGAACTCCGAGAACTGCGATTAGAATGATTACAAGCATGAATGCCATTACTATTGATAGACTGATTTCGAGGCCTTTCCGCGTTGACACATGGTTATTTTGTGAGAGCCTGTTAAAATAATCTAAGGGGTTGGATAGGTTACGTTTCCTGCGAAGTTGCCTGCCATTGAGTCAAACCACCCTGAGAAGCCCATGAATATGACTGAAACTATCATGACTACAAGTACGAGCATTGCTACTGTCTTTACTGATACTTCCATGTTGTCACCCTAGTTGATTCTGATATCATTTATTCTTATCACCGCGTCCTCTGTTGTTCCTGAGGCCCATGATTCCCATGCTTCTAGTTCTACCCGATTAAAGTCTCCGTTCATGTTCTTTGAGTGTTCCCAGACGACGTTTCCTGAGCTATCTGTCATCTCCCATTCTACATTAGTTCCTGTCTTTCTCAGAACGATCGTATACTCCTCGCCAGTCTGATAGTTTGCAACCACGCCATAACTATCTCCCGCGGTATCTCCTGGATGCTGGTATGGAGGATCGTTGTTTTCATTGCAAGTTCTGCAGTACATCCATAGTTCATCAGTTCCTGTCGCATCAGTGTTGATATTGGTTACTCTGTCATTAGATGAATCTATCACATCTATTCTGAAGTGGCCTCTCGTTTCGAAGTATACATCAAATTCAATTCTCTTCTGGCCGGAAGGAAGATTCCAGACCATCTGATCGTCTCCATAGGAGTCATCTGGCCTAAAGACGTTGGTTCCAGATTCTTCATACAAAACTCTATCGTTGTTAAAGTTGTAGCTGTCTGGGGGGCTGGTAAGCTGGTTTATTATGCGTTGATTTGGAGTCGGATTATTACTCAGAGTACAGCTGCTGTTCATATCAGTTATCTGTATCATGCCATACAAGTTATCCTCGTTGTCTCCAGTACTGAGCACGCCGAGCATATCTCCAGAGGCCTCACCTGCGTTATGTGGAGATCCTTTACGGGTTTCAATGTACCCTTCATCTCCAGGACAGATTAAAACTTCTACATAGTGATCCTGGCCATTATTGGTTACACTATTTTCATCTTTTGGGAATCCATTTTCTTCACCAGGTTTGGTTAGCCATGGACCATCATTGTACTCATCACAGTAGAGTCCATCATTCTCTCCACCATCTTGATATCTCTGCTCGATAGTCCTTCCGCCTCCTTCAGTATTAACTCGTGAACTTCCTCCTCCATTCTTGAAGAACAGGGTGAAGAAGCTGTAAGGCTTTTTGTTTATTATTTTCTGTCCATTCTGAGTAACAGCTTGAGAAGCATAACCATCTCCTACAACCGGTTTCCAGTCAGCACATCCAGGACCGAAAAGCCAGTCACTGTAGCCTGCTTTTCCATTCGGGCCATCTCCTGTAGAGACTCCTGCAAGGGTGGCTGCTGAGTTCGATCCGAATGCTAGGCCAGTCTTTAATCTAAATGGAGAGATAGAGGAGTTAATTTTGAATTTTATCCGGCCATACTTCCCCTCCATATCATTTCCGCTGCTGCTGTAGAGCTCTTGAGCGCCTTTTGCTAGGGTACTACCTGCTCCAGCACATGGAACCGCGCCGTCATCTGTGAGCGAGGTTGATCTTAAATCAGAAAAAGTCTCTCCTTCAATGTCATCGCAGCTCCAGGCGCGCCAATAATTGTACTTTAGAAGCTCTCCAAATGTCTCTTTATCATCTACTACAACCGTAGTGTTCACGTTTGTGAACCTCTCAGCTTCTCTGAATCCTTCTCCTACTTTAGCTCCTAGAGGCCCAAACATTGCTCCGGATATTACTGCTGCCACCAGAACTGTAAGCATTATTTCTCCGAGGCCTGCTTCTAGTGCTCCTTTTCTTAGCATATGCTACCATCTGTTGCGTCCGCTACTACACTTGAAATTGCCTTCATGTATGGGCTCTGGCAGCTGCTGGTGGTTTCTGCGCCGAAAAGTGCTGGCAGAAGATATGGCATGACTAAGGCCCCGAAGGCTATTGAGAGGAATAGAGCCATTATTATTCTCATGCTCCAGCCCATTCCTTTGCTTTTAGCGTAAAAGTTGAGGGTTTTGAGAAAAGTCTTCATGTTAGAGAGTTGTGTTCTGTTGTTTATAGTAATTTTTCAATAATTCCTGTGACCACGTTGTCGATTCCCTGGCTTACTGCTCCGATAATTGCGGCGGCTGCAATCACGGCAACACCCATCAGTACTAGCTCCTGTGTTGAAAACTCTCCTTTTCTCTTCATTTAGCCTGCCACCTGTGTAACGGATCCTACCATGCCTCCAAATAGCATTCCTACGATTATAAGAGTCATCGTATAGAAGAACATTCCCGAGATCATTATTTTTCCTATGAAGAGGTTCTTGTATGTAGGATCCTCTCCCTTCTTGATCTTCGTGAAGAAACTTCCCAGTATGTAAAGAAGCTGGATTAGATATACTCCTACTACAAACTGCAGTAGCTCTGGAGGAATAGCTGAATCGAAACCAGATATTACTCCCCCAAGGCCTGCTGAGGCTCCCGGCTGGTTTCCGATCTCGGATTCTGTTACCGATTTTGAAAGAGTTGTCATGGCCGTAATGATTGTCTGAGACATGCCTACTGCAACCCCTGAAACTACTGGTGCCAGCAAGTATGCCAGCATCTGTATAGTTGTTGTAGTATCTTCCATCAGGTCGTTAAGCTGCTCCTGAGTCTTGTGAATATTCTTCAAGTATTTTGAAATTGTAAGCATTGCTGTAGAGGCCATATTGGTTCCTTTTCTGGAGGATTCGATGATGGCCTTCATTACTGTTCTTATCATCTGACTTGGGAACTGTCTCAGTGCGCCGTAACGGTCATCCATTATGGATTGTTCAAAGGTCATGCCCATGTCTTTGACGTTTTCTGAGGCCTTTCCAAACAGATTAGATATCTCAAGTTCTGAAGTAGCCTCTGCAGCTTCCTGTAGTGCAATTTCTACTGGTGTTCCCCCTGAAATCTTGTTTCCTAGTTCGAATAGTGCGTTTGGGAACTGGTCTTCTATTTTGGAGAGGTTTTTTTCAGCTTCTCTTCGTTCAAGATTTCCAAGCGTTTTTACGGCCCCTATTCCTACTCCGAGGCCGAAAATTATGGACACGCTTCTCATAAGCATCGGTAGTGGATCTAGTGCTCCTCCAGACTGTAGGTATATTGAGGGAACCTGACTCACGCTGAAGTCTCCTGCAGGGTAGAGAAGTAGTAGGCCTTCTCCAGCTCCTAGTGTAGATAGGTATCCTACTACGCCATATGTGGCGAAGAAGAAGAATATTATTATTCCTACAGGCCATACTGGCGCTCTTATTGTCTTTCCTAGTACATCAAAGGTGTATTTTCCTCTTTCTGGCAGTGTTGAGTCATCTACCGGTTTGGTTGCTACTGTTGGCGGCCTTGAGCTGAGCACTCTTTTCATGAACCAGTAGAGGAATGTTGGCAGGAGCACGTTGAAGAGTAGGAAAAGGTGCATAGGTGTGATGGCGTCTCCCATGAATACGGAGATAAGCGGGAGCATGATCATACCAAGTACCGGAAGCATGGCTCCCATCGCGTTCAGGATCATGACAGGAGTCTCCAA contains the following coding sequences:
- a CDS encoding type II secretion system F family protein, whose amino-acid sequence is MDKNEKQDKINEILDDLDRDVSMPPYNNQDGGQGYSRSYKDYKEDEERSQERNSYEKLCYEMANVFNMKAGEQTHKKLTPPINLLGWDITPGMVMSATVGVFLLSFMAWMMLFMINTLVLGGLIPISIMMIMMTAPMIAGAYTYYKPKYAAQSKLIESSGEMILAILYMVVYMRSSPNLEGAVRFAALNLEGPISDDLKSVLWNLEIGKYNKIDGALENYTRRWKDYNDDFLESLNLLRSAMNQPDPQRRESMLQDSIDNILDGTQEKMKHYAQNLETPVMILNAMGAMLPVLGMIMLPLISVFMGDAITPMHLFLLFNVLLPTFLYWFMKRVLSSRPPTVATKPVDDSTLPERGKYTFDVLGKTIRAPVWPVGIIIFFFFATYGVVGYLSTLGAGEGLLLLYPAGDFSVSQVPSIYLQSGGALDPLPMLMRSVSIIFGLGVGIGAVKTLGNLERREAEKNLSKIEDQFPNALFELGNKISGGTPVEIALQEAAEATSELEISNLFGKASENVKDMGMTFEQSIMDDRYGALRQFPSQMIRTVMKAIIESSRKGTNMASTAMLTISKYLKNIHKTQEQLNDLMEDTTTTIQMLAYLLAPVVSGVAVGMSQTIITAMTTLSKSVTESEIGNQPGASAGLGGVISGFDSAIPPELLQFVVGVYLIQLLYILGSFFTKIKKGEDPTYKNLFIGKIMISGMFFYTMTLIIVGMLFGGMVGSVTQVAG